The window AGCAGTTCCTCGGCGAGGTCGGCGGCGCGGGCGGCCGGGGCGTGCACGGCGACCGTGGCGCACCGGGTGACCATCGCGCGGACGCGGGAGAAGTCGGCCTCGGTGAACACGACGGTCTCGGCGACACCGGACTCGACCAGCGCGTTGCCGGTCGCGGCGGCGGCGGCCGAGGCGGGCGCGATACCGGGGATGATCTCGACGTCGAGGCCGAGCTTCTCGCAGAGTTCGCGCTGCTCGCGCACCTCGGGCGACTGGGCGGCGTCGCCGGGGAACAACCGGACCGCGCTGGAGCGCCTGCTGGCGGCCATGCGGTAGTGCTCGACGAGTTCCTCCGGGGTGACACGCGAGCTGTCGACGAGTTCGGCGCCGTCCTTGGTGTGCTCACGCACCCAGACGGGGTCGATCACCGCCGGGCTGTAGACGACCAGATCGGCCGCACCGATCCGACTCGCCCCCCGCAGGGTGATGAGGTCAGCCGCTCCCGGTCCCGCTCCGATGAAATACACGGCGCCACGCATGGGCACGACCGTATCGGTGTCGTGTTCGCCACCCGGACCTGGGCCTGCGTCTCGGCGATGTAACACTCCGATGCGTGACCGACGAAACCCATCCGGCCGACGCGGCGTTCGCCTGGCTCGACGCCCACGCCGACGACCGCAGGCGCGCGGGTCTGAGCAGGCAGCTCCGGCCGCGCCGGGCGGATTCCGACCTGCTTGACCTGGCGAGCAACGACTACCTCGGCCTCGCCCGCGACAAGCGCGTCAGCGGCGCAGCCGCGGCGGCCACCCTGCGCTGGGGCGCCGGGTCCACGGGGTCGCGGCTGGTCACGGGCAGCACGGAACTGCACAGCGAGCTGGAGTTCGAGTTGGCCCGCTTCTGCGGCGCGCAGGCGGCATTGGTGTTCTCGTCGGGTTTCGCGGCGAACCTGGGCGCGGTGACGGCCTTGTCGGGCAAGAACTGCGCGATCGTCACCGACGCCTACATCCACGCCTCCCTGATCGACGGCTGCAGGCTCTCCCGCGCCGATGTGGCGGTCGTCGCCCACAGCGACGCGGCCGCCGCGGGGCGCGCTCTGGCGACCCGGCGGGCCGAGCGCGGGCTGATGGTCACCGACTCGGTGTTCTCAGTGGACGGCGATCTGGCGCCGCTGACGGAGCTGGCGGAGGTCTGCCGGGCCAACAAGGCGGCCCTGATCGCCGACGACGCCCACGGCTTCGGCGTCCTGGGTGACGGAGGGCGCGGCGCGGTTCACGCGGCCGGGTTGTCCAGTGCACCCGATGTGGTGACAACCCTGACCCTGTCGAAGTCCCTCGGCGCCCAGGG is drawn from Actinokineospora alba and contains these coding sequences:
- a CDS encoding aminotransferase class I/II-fold pyridoxal phosphate-dependent enzyme, which encodes MTDETHPADAAFAWLDAHADDRRRAGLSRQLRPRRADSDLLDLASNDYLGLARDKRVSGAAAAATLRWGAGSTGSRLVTGSTELHSELEFELARFCGAQAALVFSSGFAANLGAVTALSGKNCAIVTDAYIHASLIDGCRLSRADVAVVAHSDAAAAGRALATRRAERGLMVTDSVFSVDGDLAPLTELAEVCRANKAALIADDAHGFGVLGDGGRGAVHAAGLSSAPDVVTTLTLSKSLGAQG